The DNA region AAACAGGGTGCGGAATTTATGCAGAACAATTGTCACAACTTTTAACAATTGGTGTTGAATATTTTGATGTTGGTGGTTGTGGAGGTACTAATTTTCTGGCAATAGAGGCTGGACGTCGTAACGTACAACTGGAAAAAGAATTATTGACTTGGGGAATTCCCACTGCGGTAAGTCTTGCGCAGGCCAGTACAATGCTTGCTTCTAGGCAAGTTTTGATTGCTACTGGTGGAATAAAAACAAGTATGGACATTGTGCGCTGCTTAGCAATGGGAGCGGATTTGACAGGTATGGCAATGTATTTTTTAAATAGTATTGTCCAAAATAAAGATATCGAAGATGTGCTTACTGAATTTAGGCAGTTAATGGAAGAAGTAAGAACAATAATGCTGTTAACTGGAGCAAAAACATCGCTAGAGTTGCGTTGCAAGCAACTTCATATCAGTGGTGATTTGCGTGCATGGTTGCAGACGACTAATATTGATTTAGCTAAATTTACACAACAAAGAAGGTGTGGACAATAGAAATAAAAATAACTAACATAAAAAAAAATACACCGGCTGCTTATTCAGATATTAGTGCAGGTGATATATTAGTTAGTGTAAATGGAGTAGCTAATTATTCAGATATAATTCAGCTAAGAAATGCTTTTACAGAAGAAAAATTAGAACTGGAGTTTATCCCAGCTAAAAATAATAAAGTAAAAAGAATAATTATTGAAAAAGAAATTGATGAAGATTTGGGCTTAGAATTTGAGAGCGCAGTTTTTGATGGAGTACGAGAATGTCACAATAATTGCGAATTTTGCTTTGTAAGACAAATGCCAGCAGGAATGCGTGAAAGTTTATATGTTAAAGATGATGATTACCGGTTATCTTTTTTATACGGTAATTTTGTCACCTTATCTAATTTAACTGAGTTAGATAAACAACGCATCGTTGGGGAGCATTTAAGTCCTTTGTATATTTCCGTTCATGCTACAGCGGGCGAAGTTCGCAAACAAATGATGCATAATAAATATGCTGACCAGATCTTGGCACAGTTAGCATATCTAAAGGAACATGCGATTCAATTTCACACTCAAATTGTGCTTTGTCCAGGGAAAAATGATGGTGCTGTATTGGAAAAAACATTAGCTGAATTAATTTCTTTAGCGCCTGCAACTTTGTCAGTTGCAATAGTTCCTGTAGGTTTGACTAAATATCGCGATAATTTGCCAGACCTTAGACAATTTACAGCTATAGAATGTAAAGCGGTAATAAAAGCGGTTGAGAATTTCCAAAAAAAATGCATTGAAAAATTTGGACGTAGTTTTGTTTATTTAGCAGATGAATTTTACATTAATGCCGCTTGGTCAATTCCAAAAGCAGAAAATTATGATGGGTTTCCCCAATTAGAAAATGGTATTGGTTTGACAAGATGCTTTTTGGATAGTTGGCAGCAAGAACAAGCTGCAAGTGATAAATTACAAAACTATCTCTTAATTACAGGAAAATCAGCTTATAAAGTTATAAATCCCTTAATTAAATTTTTTAACCAAGAACATAATACTGAAAACATTGTCTATGCTCAAAATAATAATTTTTTTGGCGATGACATAACTGTAACAGGTTTGCTTACGGCACAAGATTTATCGTTAGCTGTGCAAAGTCATAGTGATTATGACAATATAATTATTCCCGCGGTTACATTAAGAAAAGGGGAAGATGTGTTCTTGGATAATGTTACTTTGAAAGACTTTAGAAAAAAATTCCCAGAAAAGAATATATATATACTAGAAACTGGTGCGCAGTTAAAAGAATTGTTGTGTAAGGGAGTGAATTAAGATGTTACAAGTATATACTGGTGATGGTAAGGGGAAGACTACTGCCGCATTGGGCTTGTGCTTACGCGCTGTTGGACATAATTTTAAAGTTGCAGTAGTACAATTTCTAAAAGATGATCCTGAATATGGAGAGTTTAAAGCTAAAGAATTGTTGCCGAATTTTGAATTGTATCAAGTAGGCAGAAATGATTTTGTGAATTTTAAAAATCCCGATCAAATTGATTTAGATTTGGCAGATAAGGGATGGGAAAAAGCAAAAAAGATGCTTTTATCAGGGGAATATGATATTATTGTCCTAGATGAATTTACCTTGGTTTTGAAATACAACTTAATTGAAACGACAGCATTTTATCAATTACTAGATAAATTTTCTGGTAAAACCGAGATTGTTGTAACAGGTAGATATGCACCAGTAGAATTAATTGAACGTGCTGATTTAGTAACAGAAATGACAAATATTAAGCATTATTTTGATAGCGGTGTAGAATCGCGGATAGGTATTGACCACTAAAATGTTGTCAATATGAGGAGGAGTTTTAAAATATGAGTAAACCCATTGTAGCTTTTGTAGGTAGACCGAATGTTGGCAAGTCCACTTTGTTTAATGCGATAGCTAATAAACAAATATCAATTGTTGAAGATACTCCAGGTGTAACTCGTGATAGATTATATGCTACTGCTGAGTGGCTAAATCAGGAATTCATGATGATTGATACAGGAGGCATTGAAACTAGTAGCCAAGATCAATTTATTATTTCAATTCGGGAGCAAGCGCAAATTGCTATGCAAGAAGCAGATGTAATTGTATTTGTGGTAGATGCACGTACGGGCATGACTAGTGATGATGAAGATATTGCTAAGATTTTACGGCAAACTAAAAAGCCTGTAGTATTGGCTGTTAATAAAGTTGATTCGCCTAAACAAGAGATGGAAATGTATGAATTCTACAATTTAGGCTTAGGTGATGTAATGCCGATTTCGGCAAGTAATCGTTATAATTTAGGGGATTTATTAGATGCAGTAGTAGATGGATTTCCTAAGCTAGATACAGATGCTAGCGGTGATGAAGAAGATGAAATCAAGGTGGCTTTAATTGGTCGTCCGAATGTAGGCAAATCTTCTGTTTTTAATGCTGTAATTGGCAAACAACGCTCGATTGTTAGTGACGTAGCGGGTACAACTCGCGATGCGATTGATACTAAAATTGAACGCGAAGGTGTGAACTATGTATTTATTGATACGGCTGGTATGAGACGTAAAGCTCGTGTCGATGAGCCAGTGGAAAAATATAGTGTAATTCGCTCTTTGCGAGCCATAGATCGTAGTGATGTAGTGTTGATGGTTTTAGATGCTAGTGAAGGTATTTTAGAGCAAGATAAGAAAATTGCGGGCTATGCACATGAAGCTGGTAAAGCTACGGTATTTGTTGTTAATAAATGGGATTTATATGAAAAAGATAATACCTCTACGCTGCGTTTTACTGAGGAAATTAGAAATGAGTTTGCTTTCTTGCAATATGCGCCTGTGGTTTTTGTTTCAGCTTTAACTAAACAAAGAATTCATCGATTACCAGAAGTAATTCACTATGTAGCTGAACAGCATGCAATGCGTGTGGCAACTGGGGTACTAAATCAAGTAATACAAGAAGCTATATCAATTAATCCGCCACCAAGCGATAAGGGCGTTAAACTTAAAATTTTATATGTAACTCAAGTTAAAACTAAACCACCTACATTTGTCTTTTTTGTTAATCAACCAAATCTCATGCATTTTTCTTATCAACGATATATGGAGAATAAGCTGCGGGATGCCTTTGGTTTTGAAGGCACGCCTTTACATATTATTGTTAGAGGCAAAGAATCTGAGGAGTAGGTGTTTATGGATTATATAATAGCAGCAGTGCTGGCCTATTTTTTAGGTTCTTTTCCTACGGGTTTTTTGACAGGTAAATGGTTGTGTGGTATTGATATTCGTCAATATGGAAGTAAAAATATTGGGACAACTAATATGTTTCGTACGCTAGGCGTATATCCAGCTAGTATTGTTTTGATAGTTGATATTTTGAAAGGTGTACTTTCGGTAGCATTTGCTATGTACTTGACACCGAATATTGGAGTACATTTATTAGCCGCGGCCTTAGCAATAATTGGGCATAATTATTCTTGTTGGCTAGGTTTCAAAGGTGGGCGAGGAGTGGCAACCTCTTTGGGGATTTTATTAACCTTAATGCCGCTTACTTCTTTGTTGGTATTTGCTGTTTGGGCACTAATTGTGTTTATTACTCGCTATGTTTCTTTGGGATCTATTATCGGAGCAGCATTAACACCAATATTAGCTTACTACTTTGAATATGATTTAAAAATTCAGTTGTTTTCGGGATTTATGGCTTTGTTAGTAATTGTAGGACATAAGGATAATATAAAACGCCTGCTTACAGGGACTGAAAATAAGATTAAATCTGGAAATATGAATAATATTAAGAAATAGAAGGTGAACTAATGCCGAAAAAAATATTGGTAATCGGGGCAGGTAGTTGGGGTACGACCTTAAGTAAACTTTTAGCGGAAAAAAAGCTAGATGTAACACTTTGGGTGCGTGAATTAGAACTTTTAGAAAAGTTGCAAAAAACTAATCGCAATGAATATTATTTGCCGCAAATTTTATTGCCAACTAATATAAAGTACACCAATGATTTGTCGTTAGCCAAGCAAGCAGATATAATTGTTTTAGTAACACCTTCGCATGTAGTTCGAGAAATATGTAAACAATTAGCAAAAATTGGTGTTAATAATAAAATAATAGTTTCTTGTGCTAAGGGGTTAGAAGAGGGAACTTTCTGTCGTATGACAGAAATTATAGCCCAAGAACTACCTGAAAATAAAATTGCAGCTCTTTCTGGACCAAATCATGCAGAAAACGTCAGCGAAAAGCAACCTACAGCAACTGTTATCGCTTGCGCTGATGAGCAGGTTGCTAGAAAGTTGCAACGGATTTTTTCGACAACATATTTTAGACCATATACAAACACTGATGTAATTGGTGTGGAATTAGCAGGGGCTTTTAAAAATATTATCGCTTTGGCAAGTGGTGTATTAGCAGGCTTGGGTTTTGGTGACAATACTTTAGCGGGGTTAATGACGCGAGGTTTAGCGGAAATATCGCGGCTCGGGATTGCCTTAGGTGCACAAGCGCATACTTTTGCAGGTTTGGCAGGAGTAGGTGATTTGATTGCTACTTGCGTAAGCAAGCATAGTCGTAATCGTTGGGCTGGAGAGCAATTGGGCAAAGGTCGCTCTTTAGAAGATATTTTACAGGAAACTAAAATGGTAGTAGAGGGTGTTAGAGCAACGCAAATAGCCTATAAATTGGCGCAAGTGCATAAAATTGATATGCCGATTACTAGTAAACTTTATGAAGTACTTTATGAAAAGAAAAAAGCTCGAACGGCAATTAAAGAATTAATGAAACGCGATCATACTAAAGAAGAACAGTTTGTCGAGATTATATAAAAAAGAAGCATTGACACTTTTTACGGTGCAATGCTTCTTTTTTATAATTACTTGCATTTGTTTTTAAATATTAAATTTTGTT from Succinispira mobilis DSM 6222 includes:
- a CDS encoding DUF512 domain-containing protein, which gives rise to MWTIEIKITNIKKNTPAAYSDISAGDILVSVNGVANYSDIIQLRNAFTEEKLELEFIPAKNNKVKRIIIEKEIDEDLGLEFESAVFDGVRECHNNCEFCFVRQMPAGMRESLYVKDDDYRLSFLYGNFVTLSNLTELDKQRIVGEHLSPLYISVHATAGEVRKQMMHNKYADQILAQLAYLKEHAIQFHTQIVLCPGKNDGAVLEKTLAELISLAPATLSVAIVPVGLTKYRDNLPDLRQFTAIECKAVIKAVENFQKKCIEKFGRSFVYLADEFYINAAWSIPKAENYDGFPQLENGIGLTRCFLDSWQQEQAASDKLQNYLLITGKSAYKVINPLIKFFNQEHNTENIVYAQNNNFFGDDITVTGLLTAQDLSLAVQSHSDYDNIIIPAVTLRKGEDVFLDNVTLKDFRKKFPEKNIYILETGAQLKELLCKGVN
- a CDS encoding cob(I)yrinic acid a,c-diamide adenosyltransferase yields the protein MLQVYTGDGKGKTTAALGLCLRAVGHNFKVAVVQFLKDDPEYGEFKAKELLPNFELYQVGRNDFVNFKNPDQIDLDLADKGWEKAKKMLLSGEYDIIVLDEFTLVLKYNLIETTAFYQLLDKFSGKTEIVVTGRYAPVELIERADLVTEMTNIKHYFDSGVESRIGIDH
- the der gene encoding ribosome biogenesis GTPase Der, producing MSKPIVAFVGRPNVGKSTLFNAIANKQISIVEDTPGVTRDRLYATAEWLNQEFMMIDTGGIETSSQDQFIISIREQAQIAMQEADVIVFVVDARTGMTSDDEDIAKILRQTKKPVVLAVNKVDSPKQEMEMYEFYNLGLGDVMPISASNRYNLGDLLDAVVDGFPKLDTDASGDEEDEIKVALIGRPNVGKSSVFNAVIGKQRSIVSDVAGTTRDAIDTKIEREGVNYVFIDTAGMRRKARVDEPVEKYSVIRSLRAIDRSDVVLMVLDASEGILEQDKKIAGYAHEAGKATVFVVNKWDLYEKDNTSTLRFTEEIRNEFAFLQYAPVVFVSALTKQRIHRLPEVIHYVAEQHAMRVATGVLNQVIQEAISINPPPSDKGVKLKILYVTQVKTKPPTFVFFVNQPNLMHFSYQRYMENKLRDAFGFEGTPLHIIVRGKESEE
- the plsY gene encoding glycerol-3-phosphate 1-O-acyltransferase PlsY, giving the protein MDYIIAAVLAYFLGSFPTGFLTGKWLCGIDIRQYGSKNIGTTNMFRTLGVYPASIVLIVDILKGVLSVAFAMYLTPNIGVHLLAAALAIIGHNYSCWLGFKGGRGVATSLGILLTLMPLTSLLVFAVWALIVFITRYVSLGSIIGAALTPILAYYFEYDLKIQLFSGFMALLVIVGHKDNIKRLLTGTENKIKSGNMNNIKK
- a CDS encoding NAD(P)H-dependent glycerol-3-phosphate dehydrogenase — its product is MPKKILVIGAGSWGTTLSKLLAEKKLDVTLWVRELELLEKLQKTNRNEYYLPQILLPTNIKYTNDLSLAKQADIIVLVTPSHVVREICKQLAKIGVNNKIIVSCAKGLEEGTFCRMTEIIAQELPENKIAALSGPNHAENVSEKQPTATVIACADEQVARKLQRIFSTTYFRPYTNTDVIGVELAGAFKNIIALASGVLAGLGFGDNTLAGLMTRGLAEISRLGIALGAQAHTFAGLAGVGDLIATCVSKHSRNRWAGEQLGKGRSLEDILQETKMVVEGVRATQIAYKLAQVHKIDMPITSKLYEVLYEKKKARTAIKELMKRDHTKEEQFVEII